TATACAATCAAGCAAGCGAACTCACTGTTGTATGACAAGATTGACTCCAAGCAAACTGTAACGGAAAATTTTGATATCTGTGATGTATGTATGCATGTGGAGTATAGATCACATGCATGAATTTCCTATTTGTCGCCAAGATAACATTGAATGATACCAGGACAATTTTCTAGTACTGCATGTAATGGCGCATCTTGGTGATGGAAACAGAGAAGCAAAACCAAACAGAACAATGTAGACATCATTTTCAGTGAGCAGAACAAAATGAACTAACCTGAACATCATAAAACTTGATGTAAAACCGGGAGCAGTCGATGGAAAGTTTAGTCTCTAGTATCTCTGCAATGGTGGAACTCAACTTGCCGTTGACGCTGGGTCCCAGGCCTCCAATGGATATCAACTCACCATACGCAGCCGGTGCCTCAGTACCAGCAAATGCAATGGGCACCGACCCATTCAACAGTATCATAACGTACTGCACAACAAACAGAACCAGACCCATGTCTCTAAATTAGTACAGAGCCCATTGCGAGTATCAAAATGAAGTCTTTCATGTCGATTGCTCACATAGAAATATCGTCGAACAGTGTGAGAGCAGTGTAAATAGTACTTAAGGTGttaacgaaaaaggaaaaaaagggcaCTCAACAGACTCGGGCTTGCCAATGAGCTTAGCGACAGCTTTGGTTGCGTCCTTGAGAATGTCAGAGGCAACGACTGTGTCGACCGGCACATTGGTGTACAGGTTCAAGGTCGGCATCTCTCTGTCTCCTTTTCGCTCGGAGAAAAGTTAGGAGTGTCCTCCAACTTTCGGGCGAATACAGAATGGATGGATGGTTCCTGAGAAGATAAGATCTCGTGGATGTTTGTCTGCTGTGTCACGAGCCGCCTGGAGTTTTCGGCCTCGTGTCACTCTTCCATCAACGACGGCCAGGTGAATAACGTCTGGGCTTTTCTCGTTGGAGTATTTGTTTTACTTTAGCATTGTTTGATTTTCGCAAAttattgtcttcttcttcttttgtttttcagttTACACTATGGATGAGCAAGGCCGACCGATCGAATTGGAAACTATCCGAATCAGACCAAACCGTTGTTCGATTatcggttccataaaattgatgcTGCTGATTTTCAGTCTGGTTCCTAATTCCAAGGGAAACCGGGCCGAGccgtttatttttatttttattttttatatcttaAATGTGACATAATAATTCAccagtaattttttatttcttaagtACAAACCTAACTTTAATTAATACATTAAAATTAAAGTCCGTGTTGCTCACTCCTTCCGATAATCTACCGATTCTGTTAGACCACTCGAGAACTAGATCGGATTGGAAATCGATCACCCTAGCTTACATGAGCATTTGGATGGTTAAGGGACTATTTGGTAACTGGTCTATTTCTCTATCTTTCTATTATTTTATTCCTTGGAACATAAATTTGTTTGTGTACTTTGTTTAACTTTTATATTCCCTAGAATATATTAGTGGGTAGGGaacacatttgaaaaaaaaaacaagaagtaaaagaaaattctacttttttcttctctagaacaaaaaagaaacaagatcaTTTTAGAGGAACAAACTCAACGTAACTCGACCCTACATGGTACCCGACTCGCACATACCTAAGTCGTCGGGTGGGGTCGCGTCGGGCCGATTTTGGGTCGGGTTTAgtttctttattttgtattgttGCAAAAGACCATATATACTTTTGGATTCCTTAGTGTACTTGTCATCCAAATAACGACAgattaattgatttgatttctttttaatttatatgtTAAGAATTTCTTTCATCACCCTCGAATACATTatggagggaaaagtacactagaagtgccataacttgtgtacggtgttcacttgagtgtcataaatttcaaaacattcacttaagtgccataactttcaaaaatcgttcacttgagtgctacgtcggagcaaaatcattcacttgagtgttacaagaacttttccggtgtgccacgtcatcttttcggcgtctatagtaacttttccggcgtctacaagTAACTTTCCCACTGCGACGTCGGCTTTTCCGACTACCACGTCAACaagacactcaaatgaacgatttttaaaagttatagcacttaagtgaacgttttgaaaattatggcactcaagggTGCGCACGGTAACACTTCAGattaacttctcaacttctgaccagaagttgatttctcaacttctccttcaaagcggaagatgatttttctacttttacttcatATTAACTTCTTatcggaaaaattcgtttgattatggttgaaaaattctacttttagaacattattaacaaaatcttcgacggCCGGTCGGTGGTCGGTGGGTGGCGGGCGGCGGCGTCCCCATGACGGCGGCGGGCGGgtgggcgggcgggcggcgggcggttggcggcgatgggcggtcggtggaggtcaatgtgatcaaagaagtgattctaaggtggagaagtaaaaaaaaaattacttctcaaagttggcaaaaaatcttgccggaagttaaaaattctaccagaagttgaaaatcctaccataagtcaatttttttaccaaacaaatttctacttcggcaaggtttttaccaaatggatttccctgccggattgacttctggcagagaaatccagaagtagaagtgatttcatgcgcaccccaAGTGAacatcgtacaaaagttatggcacttctagtgtacttttccccattatGGCTAAGTCCTTATTACTTCTTGGGTTGTAATTGCTATTTAGAAATGACACATCAAAAATTTTGTATGCAACATGAAAGAATTGACAACAATGGAAAAACATGGAAGTTCGTACTCGAATGCTTTGTATTTACATATATGAATTATGTTAACACTTGAGTTTTATTaagttctattttttgtttatagGAAGTGGGTGTGGTGGGAGTCGATAAGGAGGGTGGAGTTATATtatcaatttttgaattgaatctttaaatattatctttttattaattatagtaCTTTTTTAGAGTTCTTGGAATGCAggtgagaagagaagaagaagaagaagaagtgcacaaaaaagaaaaaaaactcaaaaccatAACTGAATTAGCTCGACTCGGCTCGAACCGTCAAATTACCCAAAATCATTTACACATAACCCAGCCCTACccaattctaacaaaaaaaacccTGAAAATTTCAGGTCGAGTAAGGCTAGCTAGGGTATTTTTTACACATCTACTAACTATTACATTGATTTTCTAAAGCTATCTTAGAATATCTTGATCAGTCAAGTCTTTACAAAAGTCTAGTTTTATTCAAACGTGAATTGTTAAGTCTTTATcgaatagaaatgaaaaaaaaattgcgaataGAAATTTTGAGGGTTGTAACAAAcgcatttatgttattttcctattccgaaaatatgaattttatgcgattaccaaatGGTTCTTTTACTCAGAAACTCGtccaagaaataaaaatagaaaaaactatttatgGACAGAAATTGTTCCTGGAACAGAAATGTTATCGAATGCATCGAAATTTTACTTCGTTCAATTGCTCTAAATCTGATAGAAATTTCAATAACCACGTTCAGATTCAATTCGACTTTGATCATAGTCATTGAATTAACGATTTGTAAATTTAGATTTCCAcgttatcattttattttggtgAAGGGAAGCATTCCAATACATATGCAGTGGATTATACGaaattaacatgtcctaaaaCATACTTGAATAATTGATGGTAAAAGTATATCACATAATGGACATATCTCGTTTTTTGCAGATTAAAGAATTCCTATTGCAGTTATTAAAAGAGATCGTCCGTTCGTTTGACGTTTGGGGGAGAGGTAGAATATTGTCATTGCTTTTCTCCTTCACTGTTCTTTGTTGAAAGAACGTGTCACAAGTTATCACAACAGAAGAATCGTGATTCTATTATCACGTTAAAAGAAGTGACTGCCTTTTACAGTTATCTCAATTGTTGTGGGTTATGGGTTGAGTTAGCCCATCTTTGGCGGCCCACGGCCCAGCCCCAAAACCCAACACTTTGCAATGCTATGTGATTATTACATTTAATGAAGAGAatatcattttcttccttttcttttatattttaaacCAAAATGTTGCTCCAATCTTATTACTCTCAATAGCCGTGAATTATCTCGATTCGGTTTGTTAATTTTAGTCCTTTTTGAATTCGATAATTAGTTATTTTAGACTTTAATTCTTTTATCGAGAAAAAGTCGTAATTTTGCATTTTGCGAGACATAGTTGCATGTTTTTTCGCCAATTTGGTTAATCTTTTTCTGCTCAGACCACAAATTATTGTTCGAAAAGGCACATGGTGTTCGAATCCACTGATttatttcgaattttcgaatGTCATCCAACGGTGGTCATAACTCTTACAACCCATGATCGGTCGGTTATGGACAAAGCAACtctacaagaagaaaatgaagggaCAGAATAGATGATGGAAGACGAGTCTTGGTTAGCAGAGAGGAATCGCTCTATTCACTATGCTCTTCTCTATCCTTCTCTATAGCTGCTGTTCAACGATCTCtgtaaaagttttttttttttcctatcgaAAGGTTTTGTGTTGCCCCCCGTAAGATCACAACAAAGCCTGACCAAAAGGCATTTCGGGACTAcaaaatgaaattgatgaaCAAAAACGAAACCAAGGAGGACCATCTCTCTTTAATCTTGTATTTATCTGTAAGCACTGGTACAGTAGGGTCGTCATCCTTTCATCTTCGACCCAGATGTGCTCGAATTCGGTCGTCTCACGAATCGACCCTgcaaaaagatgaagaaatatAATGTGGTCAGAGATTGCATCCTCTTTCAGGACAGCACCTTTGCTGGCAAATGTCGATGTCTTGTCTGTTAACCTAAGGACTCAAAGTCTTTCGCAAAAACAGATCTACCTCTGTTTTCTGCCTCTGTCATTGAACGGTAAAGAAAAACTTAGCCAAAAAATGGAACGGAACGGGTCAAAAAAGTTCTTGCTAGTTCTGCACATGGATCGAAATCTTAGGGAAGAAGACGAGTCTTCTTGTTCAAGCTTAAGTTTCGTATACCCTCCTCTCTAGAAAGGAAGAATGTGTTTGAGGAGGGCCCAACCAAATCACCTAATTACTC
This genomic interval from Rhodamnia argentea isolate NSW1041297 chromosome 4, ASM2092103v1, whole genome shotgun sequence contains the following:
- the LOC115744569 gene encoding macrophage migration inhibitory factor homolog isoform X1; amino-acid sequence: MPTLNLYTNVPVDTVVASDILKDATKAVAKLIGKPESYVMILLNGSVPIAFAGTEAPAAYGELISIGGLGPSVNGKLSSTIAEILETKLSIDCSRFYIKFYDVQRSFFGFNGSTF
- the LOC115744569 gene encoding macrophage migration inhibitory factor homolog isoform X2; the protein is MPTLNLYTNVPVDTVVASDILKDATKAVAKLIGKPESYVMILLNGSVPIAFAGTEAPAAYGELISIGGLGPSVNGKLSSTIAEILETKLSIDCSRFYIKFYDVQNENCNVHLHGQ